Proteins encoded in a region of the Raphanus sativus cultivar WK10039 chromosome 8, ASM80110v3, whole genome shotgun sequence genome:
- the LOC108806464 gene encoding uncharacterized protein LOC108806464, translating into MDNHSLPPSTSTTGLAYPSLVTGGGKTEAALVMDWSVEEQYVLENGLAKLKDEPKFSKYVKIAAALPDKTVRDVALRCRWMTRKRRKREENSAAKNLSNRKVVDTSPELNMLANVPQQNALYAMNNNYHSTAHMPFEGLSDAVMALLQQNAQAFSQISYNLYAFKLQDNISLLYQARNNISAILTDMKEMPGIMSRMPPLPVSINDDLANRLLPTTTTQPISYTIQPNIHMKQEPRS; encoded by the exons ATGGATAATCATTCTTTGCCGCCAAGCACTAGCACCACCGGACTTGCGTATCCATCTTTGGTGACTGGAGGAGGCAAAACTGAAGCTGCTTTGGTCATGGATTGGTCTGTTGAAGAGCAGTATGTATTAGAGAACGGCCTTGCAAA GTTGAAAGATGAACCAAAATTTTCCAAGTATGTAAAGATCGCTGCTGCTCTACCAGATAAAACTGTAAGGGATGTAGCACTGAGGTGCAGATGGATGACG AGAAAAcggagaaaaagagaagaaaatagtGCTGCAAAGAACTTAAGCAATAGGAAG GTGGTGGATACATCCCCAGAACTGAACATGCTAGCCAATGTGCCACAACAAAATGCTTTATATGCCATGAACAATAACTACCACAGTACAGCACACATGCCTTTTGAAG GTTTAAGTGACGCAGTAATGGCTCTTCTACAGCAAAACGCTCAAGCTTTTAGTCAAATTTCATACAACCTCTATGCGTTCAAG CTGCAGGATAACATCAGTCTCTTGTATCAGGCAAGAAATAACATCAGCGCCATTCTGACCGA CATGAAGGAGATGCCTGGTATCATGAGTCGGATGCCGCCTCTACCTGTTTCAATCAACGATGATCTTGCAAACCGTTTATTGCCGACTACAACAACACag CCAATATCGTACACCATTCAACCAAACAtccacatgaagcaagagccgAGAAGTTGA